One genomic window of Corallococcus caeni includes the following:
- a CDS encoding NAD(P)/FAD-dependent oxidoreductase, whose protein sequence is MEDAEVVIAGGGPAGCAVAAALAELGLSVLLLDAGVDRHKQLAGELLHPAGIRDLRALGFGDVVDGWEAQPVRGFAVRFHAPARTLVLPYGQGVTGLSLEHATLTEPLLESVSRRRGVTARARARVTAVEHNDGRGVRLRYTHAGTEHTVRARLLVAADGRASPVRRMLGIAEHHTRLSTMLGVTVDSACLTHPDHGHQFVGGAVHALAYAIQPGLARVMVDLPLGSTVQTLRDRPELLLALPSSLRHAVWRALEQRPAVRMASNDDWLAETVCMGSAVLVGDAAACCHPLTASGMASAFHDARALQESLHRHPGPIPRALEHYAHARRPAQRTRVALASALYSAFAGQDEGMRALRMGLLHYWEHSPRGARASMALLSSEEPRMRVMAREYLRVVAHAFAAMLSPGGPGGSLRSAAPLLRSAGPPLRGTVASAVEQVGSWLHRRVRRPVYTLARAGWASPRRAFASNR, encoded by the coding sequence GTGGAGGACGCCGAGGTGGTGATAGCCGGAGGTGGGCCCGCGGGCTGCGCGGTGGCGGCGGCGCTCGCCGAGCTGGGGTTGTCCGTCCTCTTGCTCGACGCGGGCGTGGACCGGCACAAACAGCTCGCGGGCGAGCTGCTCCACCCCGCCGGCATCCGGGACCTGCGCGCGCTGGGCTTCGGGGACGTCGTGGACGGCTGGGAGGCCCAGCCCGTGCGGGGCTTCGCGGTGCGCTTCCATGCCCCTGCCCGCACCCTCGTCCTGCCCTACGGCCAGGGTGTCACCGGGCTGTCGCTCGAGCACGCCACCCTCACCGAGCCCCTGCTGGAGTCGGTGTCGCGGCGGCGCGGCGTCACCGCGCGCGCCCGGGCCCGCGTGACGGCCGTGGAGCACAACGACGGGCGCGGCGTGCGCCTGCGCTACACCCACGCGGGCACCGAGCACACCGTGCGCGCCCGGCTGCTGGTGGCCGCGGACGGGCGCGCGTCGCCCGTGCGGCGGATGCTGGGCATCGCCGAGCACCACACCCGGCTCTCCACCATGCTGGGCGTGACCGTGGACAGCGCCTGCCTGACCCACCCCGACCACGGCCACCAGTTCGTGGGAGGCGCCGTGCATGCGCTGGCCTACGCCATCCAGCCGGGCCTGGCGCGCGTGATGGTGGACCTGCCCCTGGGCAGCACCGTCCAGACGCTGCGGGACAGGCCGGAGCTGCTGCTCGCCCTGCCCTCCAGTCTGAGGCACGCCGTCTGGCGGGCGCTGGAGCAGCGGCCCGCCGTGCGCATGGCGTCCAACGACGACTGGCTGGCGGAGACCGTCTGCATGGGCAGCGCCGTGCTCGTCGGCGACGCCGCCGCGTGCTGCCATCCGCTCACCGCGAGCGGCATGGCGTCCGCCTTCCACGATGCCCGCGCCCTCCAGGAGTCGCTGCACCGCCACCCGGGCCCCATCCCCCGCGCGCTGGAGCACTACGCGCACGCGCGGCGGCCGGCCCAGCGCACGCGCGTCGCGCTGGCCTCCGCGCTCTACAGCGCCTTCGCCGGACAGGACGAGGGCATGCGGGCCTTGCGCATGGGCCTGTTGCACTACTGGGAGCACAGCCCTCGCGGCGCGCGGGCCTCCATGGCGCTGCTCTCCTCCGAGGAGCCCCGCATGCGGGTGATGGCCCGCGAGTACCTGCGCGTCGTCGCGCATGCCTTCGCCGCGATGCTCTCGCCCGGCGGCCCCGGGGGCAGCCTCCGGTCCGCCGCGCCGCTGTTGCGCTCGGCCGGGCCGCCCTTGCGAGGCACGGTGGCGAGCGCGGTGGAACAGGTGGGGAGCTGGCTGCATCGTCGCGTCCGCCGTCCCGTCTACACGCTGGCCCGGGCCGGCTGGGCTTCACCCAGGCGCGCCTTCGCATCCAACCGGTAG
- a CDS encoding phytoene/squalene synthase family protein produces MKEQGASFCRTQLPRVSRTFALNIPLLPEPLDLAVTVAYLLCRIADTLEDEAPGPSRTALLEELGTLVALAPGWEAQARSFARRARLALRDEAPAEEAELVLETPRVLETLASLPSWVHPPIARCVRTMTGGMNQMQRLHGGSGQVMGLPDLQATFMYCYYVAGVVGEMLTGLFIASSPRVAWRQESLTPRAPAFGRALQLTNILKDVREDLDRGSCWLPRDRMAAHGLTPATLALPSLRSHAVALMDELVEVTRRELAVALEYSLALPREEPGLRLFCLYPLFFAVATLDAVEGNPAVLEPVPVKIRRETVEALMRLTQERVDSDEALRALYARCARVPRDGLEARP; encoded by the coding sequence ATGAAGGAGCAGGGAGCGTCATTCTGTCGCACGCAGCTGCCCCGGGTTTCCCGGACGTTCGCGCTCAACATCCCGCTGTTGCCGGAGCCCCTGGACCTCGCGGTCACGGTGGCCTACCTGCTGTGCCGCATCGCGGACACGCTGGAGGACGAGGCCCCCGGCCCCTCCCGGACCGCGCTGCTCGAAGAGCTGGGCACCCTGGTGGCGTTGGCGCCAGGCTGGGAAGCCCAGGCCCGTTCCTTCGCGCGAAGGGCGCGGCTCGCCCTGCGGGACGAGGCGCCCGCCGAGGAGGCCGAGCTGGTGCTGGAGACCCCGCGGGTGCTGGAGACCCTGGCCTCGCTCCCCTCCTGGGTGCACCCGCCCATCGCCCGGTGCGTGCGCACCATGACCGGAGGGATGAACCAGATGCAGCGGCTGCACGGCGGGAGCGGGCAGGTCATGGGGCTGCCCGACCTCCAGGCGACGTTCATGTATTGCTATTACGTGGCCGGCGTCGTGGGCGAGATGCTGACCGGGCTCTTCATCGCCAGCTCACCCCGGGTCGCCTGGCGCCAGGAAAGCCTCACGCCGCGGGCGCCTGCCTTTGGCCGGGCCCTGCAACTCACCAACATCCTGAAGGACGTGCGCGAGGACCTGGACCGGGGAAGCTGCTGGCTGCCCAGGGACCGCATGGCCGCGCATGGCCTCACGCCCGCCACGCTGGCCCTGCCGTCCTTGCGCTCGCATGCGGTGGCGCTGATGGACGAATTGGTGGAGGTGACGCGCCGGGAGCTCGCGGTCGCGCTCGAATACTCCCTGGCCCTTCCCCGCGAGGAGCCCGGCCTGCGGCTGTTCTGCCTCTACCCGCTCTTCTTCGCGGTCGCGACGCTGGACGCGGTGGAGGGCAACCCTGCGGTGCTCGAACCCGTGCCCGTGAAGATCCGCCGGGAGACGGTGGAGGCGCTGATGCGGCTCACCCAGGAGCGGGTGGACTCGGATGAAGCGCTGCGGGCGCTCTACGCCCGGTGCGCGCGAGTGCCCCGGGACGGCCTGGAGGCCCGGCCCTGA
- a CDS encoding 2,3-oxidosqualene cyclase — MRQARDVLARTQEADGSWTGDYSGPLFLAPVYVAGLYVMGRSPDARLRDGLVASMRAHQNADGGWGLDVESPSLVFTTVLTYVAQRLLGVGADDPGLLRARAWFLPRGGPLGSASWGKFVLALLGLYDYAGLAPVPPELWLLPRAMPFHPSRLWCHCRMVYLPMGWLYGRRARARETPLLAELRRELYPQPYADVDWKAARGRVAGTDAYTPHGLLLRAVHRVLGLYERFHSKRLRARALEEALALIRGEDEATHFVCIGPINKVFNMVVWHVLRPDGPEVRAHLERLPDYLQPTGEGITFNGYNSSQLWDTAFAVQALVASGATAGARDTLERAGRFLEAQQVLEDSPDAARHHRHPSRGGWPFSTRAHGWPISDCTAEALKACLLLEPLGLNRVPRERLEQAVAFILSLQNRDGGWATYERQRGPRWLERLNPSDVFAGIMVDPSYVECTSACVQALAAWRKAHPQAPVDRAIARGADFLRRQQRPDGSWEGAWGVCFSYGTWFGVTGLVAAGAKASDPALRRAVAFLEAHQREDGAWSETVQGCRERRWVEGRTGHAVTTSWAVLSLVTAGGADSDAARRGAAWLRARQGPRGQWPQEPLAGVFNRTCAIHYDAYLRIFPLWALSLMEAAGDGLTARGGSASPGSPSCPG; from the coding sequence ATGCGACAGGCGCGCGACGTGCTGGCGCGGACGCAGGAGGCGGATGGCTCCTGGACGGGTGACTACAGCGGCCCGCTCTTCCTGGCCCCGGTGTACGTGGCCGGGCTGTACGTGATGGGCCGCTCGCCGGACGCGCGCCTCCGGGACGGGCTCGTCGCGTCCATGCGCGCCCACCAGAACGCGGACGGCGGCTGGGGGCTGGACGTGGAGTCGCCCAGCCTCGTCTTCACGACGGTGCTCACCTACGTCGCACAGCGGTTGCTGGGCGTCGGCGCGGACGACCCGGGCCTCCTCCGCGCGCGAGCGTGGTTCCTTCCGCGCGGGGGCCCGCTGGGCAGCGCGTCCTGGGGGAAGTTCGTCCTCGCACTGCTGGGGCTCTACGACTACGCCGGCCTGGCGCCCGTGCCTCCTGAGCTCTGGCTGTTGCCGCGAGCGATGCCGTTCCATCCGTCCCGGCTCTGGTGCCACTGCCGCATGGTGTACCTGCCCATGGGCTGGCTCTACGGCCGCCGCGCCCGCGCCAGGGAGACGCCGCTGCTGGCCGAGCTGCGGCGCGAGCTGTATCCCCAGCCCTACGCGGACGTGGATTGGAAGGCGGCGCGCGGCCGGGTGGCCGGGACGGATGCCTACACCCCCCATGGCCTGTTGCTGCGCGCGGTGCACCGGGTGCTGGGCCTGTACGAGCGCTTCCACTCGAAGCGGCTGCGGGCCCGCGCGCTGGAGGAAGCCCTGGCGTTGATTCGCGGGGAGGACGAGGCGACGCACTTCGTCTGCATCGGGCCCATCAACAAGGTCTTCAACATGGTGGTGTGGCACGTGCTGCGGCCAGACGGCCCGGAGGTGCGTGCCCACCTGGAGCGCCTGCCGGACTACCTCCAGCCGACGGGGGAGGGCATCACGTTCAACGGCTACAACTCCTCGCAGCTCTGGGACACCGCCTTCGCGGTGCAGGCGCTGGTGGCGTCCGGCGCGACGGCCGGAGCGCGGGACACGCTGGAGCGCGCGGGCCGCTTCCTGGAAGCGCAGCAGGTGCTGGAGGATTCACCGGACGCCGCGCGCCACCACCGGCACCCGAGCCGGGGAGGTTGGCCCTTCAGCACGCGCGCGCACGGCTGGCCCATCAGCGATTGCACGGCGGAGGCGCTGAAGGCCTGTCTGTTGTTGGAGCCGCTGGGGCTCAACCGCGTGCCGCGGGAGCGCCTGGAGCAGGCCGTGGCGTTCATCCTGTCCTTGCAGAACCGGGACGGCGGCTGGGCCACCTACGAGCGCCAGCGGGGACCGCGCTGGCTGGAGCGGCTCAACCCCTCGGACGTGTTCGCCGGCATCATGGTGGACCCCAGCTACGTGGAGTGCACGTCGGCCTGCGTGCAGGCGCTGGCCGCGTGGCGCAAGGCGCATCCGCAGGCGCCGGTGGACCGGGCCATCGCGCGGGGCGCGGACTTCCTGCGCCGCCAGCAGCGTCCGGACGGAAGCTGGGAGGGGGCCTGGGGCGTGTGCTTCAGCTATGGCACGTGGTTCGGCGTCACCGGTCTGGTGGCCGCGGGCGCGAAGGCCTCGGACCCCGCGCTGCGCCGGGCGGTCGCGTTCCTGGAGGCCCACCAGCGCGAGGACGGCGCGTGGAGTGAAACCGTCCAGGGCTGCCGTGAGCGCCGCTGGGTGGAGGGGCGCACCGGCCACGCGGTGACGACGTCCTGGGCCGTGCTGTCCCTGGTGACCGCGGGCGGCGCGGACAGCGACGCCGCGCGCCGGGGCGCGGCGTGGCTCCGTGCGAGGCAGGGGCCGCGCGGCCAGTGGCCCCAGGAGCCCCTGGCCGGCGTGTTCAACCGCACCTGCGCCATCCACTACGACGCCTACCTGCGCATCTTCCCGCTGTGGGCGCTGTCGCTCATGGAGGCGGCAGGCGACGGCCTCACGGCGCGCGGAGGCTCAGCGTCCCCAGGTAGTCCATCTTGCCCAGGTTGA
- a CDS encoding DUF1993 domain-containing protein, with protein MYFETFSQMKKQLGQLDKWLEAAAGYAKAKSFDPNVYLSSRLAPDQFPFVKQVQIACDAAKLGASRLTGKAAPSNPDTEQTLEELRARVQSTIAYLDTFTGKDFEGAASRVITNPRWEGKVMSGADNFQEHIIPNFYFHLTHAYALLRHNGVNLGKMDYLGTLSLRAP; from the coding sequence ATGTACTTCGAGACCTTTTCGCAGATGAAGAAGCAGCTCGGGCAGCTCGACAAGTGGCTGGAGGCGGCCGCGGGCTACGCCAAGGCGAAGTCCTTCGACCCGAACGTGTACCTGAGCTCCCGACTGGCGCCGGACCAGTTTCCGTTCGTCAAGCAGGTGCAGATCGCCTGTGACGCCGCGAAGCTGGGGGCCTCGAGGTTGACGGGCAAGGCCGCGCCGTCGAACCCGGACACGGAGCAGACGCTGGAGGAGCTGCGTGCCCGCGTCCAGTCGACCATCGCCTACCTGGACACGTTCACCGGGAAGGACTTCGAGGGCGCGGCCAGCCGCGTCATCACCAATCCCCGGTGGGAGGGCAAGGTGATGAGCGGCGCGGACAACTTCCAGGAGCACATCATCCCGAACTTCTACTTCCACCTCACCCACGCGTACGCGCTCCTCCGGCACAACGGCGTCAACCTGGGCAAGATGGACTACCTGGGGACGCTGAGCCTCCGCGCGCCGTGA
- a CDS encoding RtcB family protein, with product MQPKLNRLLRALAREGLDVAYDGRVYTVRLQADPHAPPAEVLLPPDLPVEGKALQQLAALAALHHPTGGRVKQVRATPDFHPGDSGVAIGSVVHTEGLVVPGAVGTDINCGMRLHVADIPVDAFLARRDAFVERMKGHCFFGTRDVAQGSRALEALLRDGLPGWLQETAAQPLGMSARAELDQLDRESARVHLGGALEGDPAWAPTGLRREGVVRDPGLATIGGGNHFVEVQRVEAVVDRARAWAWGVREGQLAFMVHSGSRDMGKHVGRTWQERARAAWPTGAPHPASGIFPLADPAMVREYLRAEATAANYAFLNRLLLAELVRQTLRELFGDVEAPLVYDVPHNITLPWEGGWLARKGACPAEEDQPVIIPGSMGATSYLMRGLGNAKALASASHGAGRAHSRFSMSRGGAKHREDDLGLTGVDCIALRAERRIEEAPAAYKPIGPVIASQVDADIVREVARLKPLMTFKA from the coding sequence ATGCAGCCGAAACTCAACCGGCTCCTGCGGGCACTTGCCCGCGAGGGGCTCGATGTTGCTTACGACGGTCGTGTCTACACGGTCCGCCTCCAGGCGGATCCCCATGCGCCCCCCGCGGAGGTCCTGCTCCCGCCGGACCTGCCCGTGGAGGGCAAGGCGCTTCAACAGCTCGCGGCGCTCGCCGCGCTCCATCATCCGACGGGCGGGCGCGTGAAGCAGGTGCGCGCGACGCCGGACTTCCATCCGGGTGACTCCGGGGTGGCCATCGGGTCGGTGGTCCACACGGAGGGACTGGTGGTGCCCGGTGCCGTGGGCACGGACATCAACTGCGGCATGCGCCTGCACGTCGCGGACATCCCCGTGGACGCCTTCCTCGCCCGCCGCGACGCCTTCGTCGAGCGGATGAAGGGGCACTGCTTCTTCGGCACCCGCGACGTCGCCCAGGGCTCGCGCGCGCTGGAGGCGCTCCTGCGCGACGGCCTGCCCGGCTGGCTCCAGGAGACGGCGGCGCAGCCGCTGGGCATGTCCGCCCGTGCGGAGCTGGACCAGCTGGACCGCGAATCCGCGCGCGTCCACCTGGGCGGTGCGCTGGAAGGCGACCCGGCCTGGGCGCCCACCGGGCTGCGGCGCGAGGGCGTGGTGCGAGACCCCGGGCTGGCCACCATTGGCGGAGGCAACCACTTCGTCGAGGTGCAGCGCGTGGAGGCCGTGGTGGACCGCGCGCGCGCGTGGGCCTGGGGGGTGCGTGAGGGGCAGCTCGCGTTCATGGTGCACTCCGGCTCGCGGGACATGGGCAAGCACGTGGGGCGCACGTGGCAGGAGCGGGCGCGGGCCGCGTGGCCCACGGGGGCTCCGCATCCGGCGAGCGGCATCTTCCCGCTCGCGGACCCGGCGATGGTGCGCGAGTACCTGCGGGCCGAGGCCACCGCGGCCAACTACGCCTTCCTCAACCGGCTGCTGCTCGCGGAGCTGGTGCGGCAGACGCTGCGGGAGCTGTTCGGGGACGTGGAGGCGCCGCTCGTCTACGACGTGCCCCACAACATCACCCTGCCCTGGGAAGGCGGCTGGCTGGCGCGCAAGGGGGCCTGCCCGGCCGAGGAGGACCAGCCGGTCATCATCCCCGGCTCCATGGGGGCGACGTCCTACCTGATGCGGGGCCTGGGCAACGCGAAGGCCCTGGCGTCGGCCTCGCACGGGGCGGGCCGGGCGCACTCGCGCTTCTCCATGTCGCGGGGTGGCGCGAAGCACCGCGAGGACGACCTGGGGCTGACGGGGGTGGACTGCATCGCGCTGCGGGCCGAGCGCCGCATCGAGGAGGCCCCCGCCGCCTACAAGCCCATCGGCCCGGTCATCGCCTCGCAGGTGGACGCAGACATCGTCCGGGAGGTGGCCCGGCTCAAGCCGCTGATGACGTTCAAGGCCTGA
- a CDS encoding glycoside hydrolase family 15 protein produces the protein MISTDTTPRTREAPRTGWGSSTRAEPGLLIEDHALLGDLHTAALVARDGSVDFLCLPDFDSDACFASLLGTRDNGRWKVAPKGAVREVRRRYRGKTLILETEFVTDEGTVRVVDFMPIRKGNPHLVRWVEGLQGTVAMRSELRPRFANGSTIPLIARRDGASASVAGPDALFLRGGTDKEPPSFEAEFTVQAGQRIPFVLSWARPYDGVPAALDPEAALRETEAYWEDWASRLHLPPQHQDVVTRSLLTLKACSYQPTGALVAAPTFGLPETPGGERNWDYRFCWIRDSVLTLSAFMRADLTDETSAFGNWLEDAIGGAPDQLQIMYGIRGERRLTEVNLDWLGGYEGARPVRIGNGAYTQFQLDVLGEFAAVLYIHSQQAGRLTERGQQALKRLAIRVSKVWTEPDHGIWEMRGPKHAFTASKVSAWIVIECWVRAIEQYGLKEDKAPWVKLRQTIHDEVCSKGYDAQRGTFTQYYGSKGVDASLLIIALSGFLPPEDPRIAGTVKAIEEELMPEGLVLRYRTEESVDGLSGEEGAFLACSFWLANTYQLLGRTEDARKLFTKLVGLCNDVGLLAEEYLPGQRRMIGNFPQAFSHLALVNSAYFLDEGSRATMYS, from the coding sequence ATGATTTCGACAGACACGACTCCCCGGACGCGTGAAGCCCCCAGGACCGGATGGGGGAGCAGCACCCGGGCGGAGCCGGGCCTGCTCATCGAGGACCACGCGCTCCTCGGGGACCTGCACACGGCCGCGCTCGTGGCCCGGGATGGCTCCGTCGACTTTCTCTGCCTCCCGGATTTCGACTCGGACGCCTGCTTCGCGTCGCTGCTGGGAACACGCGACAACGGCCGGTGGAAGGTCGCGCCGAAGGGGGCCGTGCGCGAGGTGCGGCGCCGCTACCGGGGCAAGACCCTCATCCTGGAGACGGAGTTCGTGACGGACGAGGGCACGGTGCGCGTCGTGGACTTCATGCCCATCCGCAAGGGCAACCCCCACCTGGTGCGGTGGGTGGAGGGGCTCCAGGGCACGGTGGCGATGCGCTCCGAGCTGCGCCCCCGGTTCGCCAACGGCTCCACCATTCCCCTCATCGCGAGGAGGGACGGCGCCTCCGCCTCCGTCGCCGGCCCGGACGCGCTGTTCCTGCGAGGCGGCACCGACAAGGAGCCACCCTCCTTCGAGGCGGAGTTCACGGTCCAGGCCGGCCAGCGGATCCCCTTCGTGCTCTCCTGGGCCCGTCCGTACGACGGCGTCCCCGCCGCGCTGGACCCGGAGGCCGCCCTGCGTGAGACGGAGGCCTACTGGGAGGACTGGGCCTCGCGGCTGCACCTGCCCCCGCAGCACCAGGACGTGGTCACCCGCTCCCTGCTCACCCTCAAGGCGTGCAGCTACCAGCCGACAGGAGCGCTGGTCGCCGCGCCCACGTTCGGGCTCCCGGAGACACCGGGCGGCGAGCGCAACTGGGACTACCGGTTCTGCTGGATTCGCGACTCGGTCCTGACGCTGAGCGCCTTCATGCGCGCGGACCTCACGGACGAAACGAGTGCGTTCGGGAACTGGCTGGAGGACGCCATTGGTGGCGCCCCGGACCAGCTGCAGATCATGTACGGCATCCGGGGCGAGCGCCGCCTCACCGAGGTCAACCTGGACTGGCTGGGAGGCTACGAGGGGGCCCGGCCCGTGCGCATCGGCAACGGGGCCTACACGCAGTTCCAGCTGGACGTGCTCGGCGAGTTCGCCGCGGTCCTCTACATCCATTCGCAACAGGCGGGCAGGCTGACGGAGCGCGGACAGCAGGCGCTCAAGAGGCTCGCGATCCGCGTGTCGAAGGTCTGGACGGAGCCGGACCACGGCATCTGGGAGATGCGCGGCCCGAAGCACGCGTTCACCGCCTCCAAGGTGTCGGCGTGGATCGTCATCGAGTGCTGGGTGCGGGCCATCGAGCAGTACGGCCTGAAGGAGGACAAGGCCCCGTGGGTGAAGCTGCGGCAGACCATCCACGACGAGGTGTGCAGCAAGGGCTACGACGCCCAGCGGGGGACCTTCACGCAGTACTACGGCTCCAAGGGCGTGGACGCGAGCCTGCTCATCATCGCGCTCAGCGGGTTCCTCCCGCCGGAGGATCCCCGCATCGCCGGAACGGTGAAGGCCATCGAGGAGGAGCTGATGCCGGAGGGGCTGGTGCTGCGGTACCGGACGGAGGAGAGCGTCGATGGCCTCTCCGGCGAGGAGGGCGCCTTCCTCGCCTGCTCCTTCTGGCTCGCGAACACCTACCAGTTGCTGGGGCGCACCGAGGACGCGCGCAAGCTCTTCACCAAATTGGTGGGGCTCTGCAACGACGTGGGGCTGCTCGCCGAGGAGTACCTGCCCGGGCAACGCCGGATGATTGGCAACTTCCCCCAGGCGTTCAGCCACCTGGCGCTCGTGAACAGCGCCTACTTCCTGGACGAAGGAAGCAGGGCGACGATGTATTCGTAG